From the Nitrobacter hamburgensis X14 genome, one window contains:
- a CDS encoding RsmB/NOP family class I SAM-dependent RNA methyltransferase, whose protein sequence is MPSTRFAPPVEVPGLAARRIAADILDGVLHKHRTLDEQLEGAAAHPGLKALADRDRALMRRLVATILRRLGTLGHVLSRLLDRGIPTDAPRAQSALLIGAAQILWMDVPDHAAVDLSVRLVQSDRRAAKYAGLVNAVLRRCAREGQPLIDEVRSEALDIPPWLMTRWIANYGENTAKAIATAISHEPSLDLTVKAGAAQWATRLHGEVLPTGTVRTALQGPVTMLPGFSEGRWWVQDAAAALPARLFGDLQGRRVADLCAAPGGKTAQLAQAGAEVTAIDRSPNRVARLRDNLGRLSLGARALVADAVEWQDDAAGSGFDGVLVDAPCSSTGTIRRHPDVAWLKQDSDIAALTALQKRLLQKAFALLKPGGTLVYCTCSLEPEEGEHLVGALLASEAGVRRVPIGAAEVAGLEDIVTPAGDLRTLPCHLPHDDPRLSGLDGFYAARLIKS, encoded by the coding sequence ATGCCGTCAACCAGATTCGCACCGCCTGTCGAGGTCCCCGGCCTCGCGGCCCGGCGCATCGCAGCGGATATCCTCGACGGCGTCCTGCATAAGCATCGCACGCTCGACGAACAACTCGAGGGCGCCGCCGCGCATCCCGGCCTGAAAGCGCTCGCCGATCGTGACCGCGCCTTGATGCGGCGGCTGGTCGCGACGATCCTGCGCCGGCTCGGAACTCTCGGCCATGTGCTGTCGCGGCTGCTCGATCGCGGCATTCCGACCGATGCGCCGCGCGCGCAGAGCGCGCTTTTGATCGGGGCTGCGCAGATTCTCTGGATGGACGTGCCGGATCATGCCGCGGTCGATCTGTCGGTGCGGCTTGTGCAATCCGACCGCCGCGCGGCGAAATATGCGGGACTTGTCAACGCTGTGCTTCGCCGCTGCGCGCGCGAAGGCCAGCCCCTGATCGACGAGGTTCGATCGGAGGCGCTCGATATCCCGCCGTGGCTGATGACGCGTTGGATCGCGAACTACGGCGAGAACACCGCGAAAGCCATCGCCACGGCGATCAGCCACGAACCGTCCCTCGATCTCACCGTCAAGGCGGGCGCGGCGCAGTGGGCGACGCGGCTGCACGGCGAGGTTCTGCCGACCGGAACCGTTCGCACCGCGTTGCAGGGCCCGGTGACAATGCTGCCCGGATTTTCCGAAGGACGGTGGTGGGTGCAGGACGCCGCCGCCGCGCTGCCGGCGCGGCTGTTCGGCGATCTCCAAGGACGGCGCGTCGCCGATCTCTGCGCGGCGCCGGGCGGCAAGACCGCGCAGCTCGCGCAGGCCGGCGCGGAGGTGACCGCGATCGACCGGTCGCCAAATCGGGTGGCACGGTTGCGCGACAATCTCGGCCGGCTGTCGCTGGGCGCGCGGGCACTCGTCGCCGATGCCGTCGAATGGCAGGATGATGCCGCAGGCAGCGGCTTCGATGGTGTGCTGGTCGACGCGCCCTGCTCCTCGACCGGCACCATCCGCAGGCATCCGGACGTGGCCTGGCTCAAGCAGGATTCGGATATCGCGGCGCTGACGGCCCTGCAAAAGCGGCTGCTGCAAAAAGCATTCGCGCTGCTCAAGCCCGGCGGAACGCTGGTCTACTGCACCTGCTCGCTGGAACCCGAAGAGGGCGAACACCTCGTCGGCGCGCTGCTCGCATCCGAGGCAGGCGTGCGGCGCGTGCCGATCGGCGCCGCGGAAGTGGCCGGACTGGAGGATATCGTGACGCCCGCGGGCGATCTGCGCACCCTGCCCTGCCATCTGCCGCATGACGATCCCAGGCTGAGCGGGCTCGACGGTTTCTACGCGGCGCGATTGATCAAATCCTGA
- a CDS encoding DUF1674 domain-containing protein, with protein MADESSALPRTGPAPARKALTPAARRALAEAEARRAAAQTAASAGPKEIQGPKGPEPTRFGDWERNGIASDF; from the coding sequence ATGGCGGACGAGTCCTCCGCGTTGCCGCGGACCGGTCCGGCCCCTGCGCGCAAGGCGTTGACGCCGGCAGCCCGGCGAGCGCTTGCCGAGGCCGAGGCTCGCCGCGCCGCCGCGCAAACTGCCGCCTCTGCCGGACCAAAAGAGATTCAGGGGCCGAAGGGTCCCGAACCGACGCGGTTCGGCGACTGGGAGCGCAACGGGATCGCATCGGATTTTTGA
- a CDS encoding L,D-transpeptidase: protein MLTRAAVALAATIGASLLGTASAEARPDEVSYRSDYAPGTILVKTKERRLYLIVDSDRAIRYPVGVGKAGKQWAGTAHIEGKYRDPAWAPPAEVKRDNPRIPDVIAGGSPSNPMGVAAMTLSGGGQYAIHGTNRPQTVGHFVSYGCIRMYNNDIDDLYRRVSIGTPVVVMQR, encoded by the coding sequence ATGTTGACGAGGGCTGCGGTGGCATTGGCCGCCACGATCGGAGCGAGCCTGCTCGGTACCGCGTCAGCCGAGGCGCGGCCGGATGAGGTGAGCTATCGCAGTGACTATGCGCCGGGTACGATTTTGGTGAAAACGAAGGAGCGCCGGCTCTACCTGATCGTCGATTCTGATCGTGCGATCCGCTATCCCGTCGGCGTCGGCAAGGCCGGCAAGCAATGGGCGGGCACCGCGCACATCGAGGGCAAGTATCGCGACCCCGCATGGGCGCCGCCGGCGGAGGTGAAGCGCGACAATCCGCGGATTCCGGACGTGATCGCCGGAGGCTCGCCGTCGAATCCGATGGGCGTCGCGGCGATGACGCTGTCCGGCGGCGGGCAATACGCCATTCACGGCACCAACCGGCCGCAGACGGTCGGCCATTTCGTGTCCTACGGCTGCATCCGCATGTACAACAACGACATCGACGACCTCTATCGGCGCGTTTCGATCGGAACGCCGGTGGTGGTGATGCAACGCTGA
- a CDS encoding lysine--tRNA ligase produces the protein MSDVMSASDLRALAEQSNAWPFEQARQIVARLKKTPKDEVLFETGYGPSGLPHIGTFGEVARTTMVRHAFRVLTEDRIKTRLLAFSDDMDGLRKVPDNVPNKELLAQDLGKPLTKVRDPFGTHPSFGEHNNARLRAFLDTFGFDYEFASSTAYYTSGRFDATLLKMLENIDKVMAIMLPSLREERAASYSPFLPICPRTGVVLQVPVVAHDAKAGTISYDDPETGEQVTVPVTGGHCKLQWKPDWAMRWTALCVDYEMAGKDLIDSVKLSGKICSALGGTPPEGFNYELFLDDKGQKISKSKGNGITIDEWLRYASPESLSLFMYREPKAAKRLHFDVIPRNVDDYQQFLDGYPRQDARQQLANPVWHIHAGRPPAADMPVTFQLLLTLVSSSNAENTETLWGFIGRYRPGVTPQTHPKLDALVGYAINYYRDFVAPTKQFREPTESESAALQDLRDALSQLPADVSAEDIQNAVYEIGRREPFLNHKKLAKDGRPGVSLDWFNMLYQVLLGQEKGPRFGSFVAVYGVQNAIAMIDGALARAG, from the coding sequence ATGTCAGACGTGATGTCAGCGAGCGACCTGCGCGCGCTCGCCGAGCAATCCAATGCGTGGCCGTTCGAGCAGGCGAGGCAGATCGTCGCTCGCCTGAAGAAGACGCCGAAGGACGAGGTGCTGTTCGAGACCGGCTACGGCCCCTCCGGCCTGCCGCATATCGGCACCTTCGGCGAGGTCGCGCGCACCACCATGGTCCGTCACGCCTTCCGCGTGCTGACCGAAGACAGGATCAAGACGCGGCTGCTGGCGTTTTCCGACGACATGGACGGCCTGCGCAAGGTCCCTGACAATGTGCCCAACAAGGAGCTGCTGGCGCAGGACCTCGGCAAGCCGCTGACGAAAGTCCGCGATCCCTTCGGCACCCATCCGAGCTTCGGCGAGCACAACAACGCCCGGCTGCGCGCCTTCCTTGACACCTTCGGCTTCGACTACGAGTTCGCCAGTTCGACGGCCTATTACACTTCGGGCCGCTTCGACGCCACGCTCCTGAAGATGCTCGAAAACATCGACAAGGTGATGGCGATCATGCTGCCGTCCCTGCGCGAGGAGCGCGCGGCGAGCTATTCGCCGTTCCTCCCCATTTGTCCGCGCACCGGCGTGGTGCTGCAGGTGCCGGTCGTCGCGCACGACGCGAAAGCCGGTACGATCTCCTACGACGACCCCGAAACCGGGGAACAGGTTACGGTCCCCGTCACCGGGGGGCATTGCAAACTGCAATGGAAGCCGGACTGGGCGATGCGCTGGACCGCGCTCTGCGTCGACTACGAGATGGCCGGCAAGGACCTGATCGATTCGGTCAAGCTGTCGGGCAAAATCTGTTCTGCGCTCGGCGGCACGCCACCGGAGGGATTCAACTACGAACTATTCCTCGACGACAAGGGCCAGAAGATTTCCAAGTCGAAGGGCAACGGCATCACCATCGACGAGTGGCTGCGCTATGCCTCGCCGGAATCGCTGTCGCTGTTCATGTATCGCGAGCCGAAGGCGGCGAAGCGGCTGCATTTCGACGTGATCCCGCGCAACGTCGACGACTACCAGCAGTTCCTCGATGGCTATCCGCGTCAGGACGCAAGGCAGCAGCTCGCCAACCCGGTCTGGCACATTCACGCCGGCCGGCCGCCTGCGGCCGACATGCCGGTCACGTTCCAGTTGCTGCTGACACTGGTGTCGTCGTCGAACGCGGAGAACACCGAAACCCTGTGGGGCTTCATCGGCCGCTACCGGCCCGGCGTCACGCCGCAGACCCATCCGAAGCTCGATGCGCTGGTCGGCTATGCCATCAACTATTACCGCGACTTCGTGGCGCCGACGAAACAGTTCCGCGAGCCGACCGAGAGCGAGAGCGCCGCGCTGCAAGACTTGCGGGATGCACTGTCGCAATTGCCCGCGGACGTTTCGGCCGAAGACATTCAGAACGCGGTCTATGAGATCGGCCGCCGCGAACCCTTCCTCAACCATAAGAAGCTCGCCAAGGACGGCCGTCCCGGCGTCTCGCTCGACTGGTTCAACATGCTCTATCAGGTGCTGCTCGGCCAGGAGAAGGGACCGCGCTTCGGTTCGTTCGTCGCGGTCTACGGCGTGCAGAACGCCATCGCGATGATCGACGGCGCGCTGGCGCGGGCGGGATAA
- a CDS encoding transporter substrate-binding domain-containing protein, which yields MLGCMLVAGWMLVLGAAVDDARAQAAAKTATVAPQAVPGFWDPRRRPDRPDLSRITVIRFLTETDYPPFNFTGPDGNPAGFNVDLARALCEEIKITCTIQMRRFETLVDALTSNRGDAIIASLAVTPELRKRVDFTDPYYRTPARFVSRRDAVMAEVRPEYLEGKKVGVIAGSAHEAYLKVFFTDAELHTYPNDEALRQALRRGEVDFIFGDAISLAFWINGTDSEGCCAFSGGPFVESRYFGEGVGIAVKKGNDVLRQALNWALFRVWEKGRYTDLWLRYFSVSPF from the coding sequence ATGCTGGGTTGTATGCTGGTCGCCGGCTGGATGCTGGTTTTGGGAGCAGCGGTCGACGATGCGCGCGCGCAAGCCGCAGCGAAGACCGCCACCGTCGCGCCGCAGGCGGTGCCGGGCTTCTGGGATCCGCGCCGCCGTCCGGATCGCCCCGATCTGTCACGCATCACCGTGATCCGCTTTCTGACCGAGACCGACTATCCGCCCTTCAACTTCACCGGTCCCGACGGCAATCCGGCCGGCTTCAATGTCGATCTGGCGCGCGCCCTGTGCGAGGAAATCAAGATCACCTGCACGATTCAGATGCGGCGCTTCGAGACGCTGGTGGACGCGCTCACCAGCAACCGCGGCGACGCCATCATCGCCTCGCTCGCGGTAACGCCGGAGCTGCGCAAGCGGGTGGACTTCACCGACCCGTACTATCGAACGCCGGCGCGATTCGTGTCGCGGCGCGACGCCGTGATGGCCGAGGTGCGCCCGGAATATCTCGAGGGCAAGAAGGTCGGCGTGATCGCAGGGTCGGCGCACGAGGCCTATCTCAAGGTCTTCTTCACCGATGCCGAACTCCACACCTATCCGAACGACGAGGCGCTGCGGCAGGCGCTGCGGCGGGGCGAAGTCGACTTCATTTTCGGCGACGCCATTTCACTGGCGTTCTGGATCAACGGCACCGATTCGGAAGGCTGCTGCGCCTTCAGCGGCGGCCCCTTTGTCGAGAGCCGCTATTTTGGCGAAGGCGTCGGCATCGCGGTGAAAAAGGGCAATGACGTGCTGCGTCAGGCGCTGAACTGGGCGCTGTTCCGGGTCTGGGAAAAAGGCCGCTATACCGACCTGTGGTTGCGGTATTTTTCCGTCAGTCCGTTTTAG
- a CDS encoding glycosyltransferase, producing MEAPLPVCPAGVSHILQSSNDNWLCDPEPGPASELDCLRHVLAPALLRAAEARGREVGIGADQALIRSGVINEDAYLQTLSSHTGLAIETCAEESRADCPLPDRHLPGAAEHGLLPLRRDGKLIWAVAPRGFAARRLCRLTAAYPSLCDRVRLTSTRDLNQFLLRQTGDVLGQSAANALGRRFPALSAAPVADGAPGGLRTMRRPAQTGALAVMMVLTPTFALDILSDALAIWFLAFISLRLAASLRPPRPAVRLPRVPDGRLPTYTVIAALYREAASVAPLMQAIGALDYPREKLDVIIVIELDDLETRAALARLGPMPQVQVLLASAEGPRTKPKALNCALPFARGSFTAVFDAEDRPDPGQLRAALDAFRIQGTDVACAQASLCIENQSDSWLSRMFAAEYAGQFDVFLPGLASFGVPLPLGGSSNHFRGIR from the coding sequence GTGGAAGCGCCGCTCCCGGTCTGTCCTGCCGGCGTTTCTCACATTCTGCAATCGAGCAACGACAACTGGCTGTGCGACCCGGAGCCGGGCCCGGCGAGCGAACTTGATTGCCTGCGACACGTTCTCGCTCCGGCTCTGCTGCGCGCGGCCGAGGCGCGCGGCCGGGAGGTGGGGATCGGCGCGGATCAGGCGCTGATCCGGTCGGGCGTCATCAATGAAGACGCTTACCTGCAAACACTCTCCTCTCACACCGGTCTTGCGATCGAGACATGCGCAGAGGAATCCCGCGCCGATTGCCCCTTGCCCGATCGTCACCTGCCTGGCGCCGCGGAACACGGACTGCTTCCGCTGCGCCGGGATGGGAAGTTGATCTGGGCGGTCGCACCGCGCGGTTTCGCCGCGCGACGGCTCTGCCGCCTGACTGCTGCATATCCATCGCTATGCGACCGGGTGCGTCTGACATCGACGCGAGACCTCAATCAGTTTCTGCTGCGGCAGACCGGCGACGTGCTCGGCCAGTCCGCCGCCAATGCGCTCGGTCGGCGATTCCCGGCGCTGTCCGCCGCGCCGGTTGCCGACGGTGCCCCCGGCGGGCTGCGGACAATGCGGCGCCCCGCGCAGACCGGCGCTCTCGCCGTCATGATGGTGCTGACGCCAACCTTCGCCCTGGACATCTTGAGCGACGCGCTGGCGATATGGTTTCTCGCATTCATCAGCCTGCGGCTTGCGGCCAGCCTGAGACCGCCGCGCCCGGCGGTGCGGCTGCCGCGTGTCCCGGACGGCCGTCTGCCGACCTACACCGTGATCGCGGCGCTGTATCGCGAAGCGGCATCGGTCGCACCGCTGATGCAGGCCATCGGCGCCCTGGACTACCCGCGCGAAAAGCTCGACGTCATCATCGTGATCGAGCTCGACGATCTCGAAACCCGCGCCGCTCTTGCGAGGCTCGGCCCGATGCCGCAGGTTCAGGTCCTGCTCGCCTCGGCGGAAGGGCCGCGCACCAAACCGAAGGCGCTGAATTGCGCGCTGCCGTTCGCGCGCGGCAGCTTCACCGCCGTGTTCGATGCCGAGGACCGTCCCGATCCGGGCCAGCTCCGCGCCGCGCTCGACGCCTTTCGCATTCAAGGCACGGACGTGGCCTGCGCTCAGGCCAGTCTCTGCATCGAAAACCAGTCCGACAGCTGGCTCTCGCGCATGTTCGCCGCCGAATATGCCGGACAGTTCGACGTCTTTCTTCCGGGACTCGCATCATTCGGGGTGCCGCTGCCGCTCGGCGGATCGTCGAACCACTTCCGCGGTATTAGGTAG
- a CDS encoding IS1595-like element ISNha5 family transposase: MRSTENVGLMSQHFLLSAKARTLSLAKVARLSDDEAYETFRLIRWAATDGTPVCPRCDCAGVYTYTTRRLFKCKACSHQFSVTSGTIFASRKLPVRDYLLAIAIFVNGAKGHSALQLSRDLDCQYKTVFVMAHKIREALAAEASSATASGEVEVDGAYFGGYVKPANHKGNRRDRRRIINQNGKRRVVVIMRERGGRTLPFVFRSEDASLVKIARTVAPGSVIHADEATHWDALHARFLTKRINHSESYSDGDACTNQAESFFSRMRRAEIGIHHRIAGDYLSAYAGEMAWRENNRRVSNGEQYLMVADAALHHPVSRQWKGYWQRKGA, translated from the coding sequence ATGAGGTCAACGGAAAACGTTGGCCTTATGTCTCAGCACTTCCTCCTCTCAGCAAAGGCGCGGACGCTCAGTCTGGCGAAAGTCGCGCGCCTTTCTGACGACGAAGCTTATGAGACGTTCCGGCTGATCCGCTGGGCCGCAACCGATGGCACTCCGGTCTGCCCCCGCTGTGACTGCGCCGGCGTCTACACCTACACCACGCGCCGCCTGTTCAAGTGCAAAGCCTGCTCGCATCAGTTCTCGGTTACGTCTGGCACGATCTTCGCGAGCCGCAAACTGCCGGTCCGCGACTATCTCTTGGCCATTGCGATCTTCGTCAACGGCGCAAAGGGCCATAGCGCGCTTCAACTGAGCCGCGATCTCGATTGCCAGTATAAGACTGTCTTCGTCATGGCTCACAAAATCCGCGAGGCCCTTGCTGCGGAAGCCAGCAGCGCCACGGCCTCGGGTGAGGTCGAAGTTGATGGTGCTTACTTCGGCGGTTACGTGAAGCCTGCAAACCACAAAGGTAATCGCCGCGATCGCCGCCGCATCATCAATCAGAACGGCAAGCGCCGCGTCGTGGTCATCATGCGTGAGCGTGGCGGTCGCACGTTGCCTTTCGTGTTCAGGAGCGAAGATGCTTCGCTTGTGAAGATCGCGCGAACCGTTGCGCCGGGCAGCGTCATCCACGCCGATGAAGCAACGCATTGGGACGCGCTACACGCGCGCTTCCTGACCAAGCGTATCAATCATAGCGAAAGCTATTCGGACGGCGATGCTTGCACCAATCAAGCCGAGTCGTTTTTCTCTCGGATGCGCCGCGCCGAAATCGGCATTCACCACCGTATCGCTGGCGATTACCTATCAGCCTACGCGGGCGAAATGGCTTGGCGCGAAAATAACCGTCGTGTCAGCAACGGCGAGCAATATTTGATGGTTGCGGACGCGGCGTTGCATCATCCGGTTTCGCGGCAATGGAAGGGTTATTGGCAGCGAAAGGGCGCCTAG
- a CDS encoding helix-turn-helix domain-containing protein has protein sequence MTPEQCRAARAWLNWPQDALAKAANVGVSTVRDFEAGRREPTRNNLTAMKAALETGGISFVDDEKERGIKAPRST, from the coding sequence ATGACCCCGGAACAGTGCCGAGCCGCCCGAGCATGGCTAAATTGGCCTCAAGACGCGCTTGCAAAAGCCGCGAACGTGGGCGTTTCAACCGTGCGAGACTTTGAGGCCGGTCGGCGGGAGCCGACACGGAACAATCTAACGGCAATGAAAGCTGCTTTGGAAACTGGCGGTATTTCATTTGTTGATGACGAAAAGGAGCGCGGGATAAAGGCCCCACGCTCGACATGA
- a CDS encoding glycosyltransferase family 2 protein → MGGWDAYNVTEDADLGFRLARFGYRSTTFVSTTFEEAPARFGGWLRQRSRWMKGWMQTWSVHMRRPWRLWSDAGAKGFFTLNAVVGGNVLTALCFPILAVDIAVGLLARSGGATEGLAASPITPLHLTTIVAGFVSTIVVGLMGLARRGQLRQGWILALTPVYWACLSIAAWRALYQLLNEPYRWEKTEHGLSPQIRSNATAQTPTIRAMATQRRRRYR, encoded by the coding sequence GTGGGCGGCTGGGATGCCTACAACGTCACCGAGGATGCCGATCTCGGTTTTCGGCTGGCGCGCTTCGGCTACCGCTCGACCACCTTCGTGTCGACAACGTTCGAGGAGGCGCCGGCGCGTTTCGGCGGATGGTTGCGCCAGCGCTCGCGCTGGATGAAGGGGTGGATGCAAACCTGGAGCGTGCACATGCGCCGGCCCTGGCGGCTGTGGAGCGATGCGGGCGCGAAAGGGTTTTTCACGCTGAACGCCGTCGTCGGCGGCAACGTGCTGACGGCGCTGTGCTTTCCGATTCTCGCGGTCGATATTGCGGTTGGCTTGCTGGCGCGATCCGGCGGCGCGACGGAGGGGCTCGCCGCGAGCCCGATAACGCCGCTGCACCTGACCACGATCGTCGCCGGTTTCGTCTCGACGATCGTGGTCGGTCTGATGGGCCTGGCGCGGCGCGGGCAGTTGCGGCAGGGCTGGATCCTGGCGCTGACGCCGGTCTATTGGGCCTGTCTTTCGATCGCGGCGTGGCGCGCGCTGTATCAACTGCTGAACGAACCGTACCGATGGGAGAAGACCGAACACGGCCTTTCCCCGCAAATCCGATCGAACGCGACCGCGCAGACGCCGACCATCCGCGCCATGGCCACGCAACGGCGGCGGCGTTACAGATAG
- a CDS encoding SCO family protein: MTNKVTRPLIVFAAFAGSLVVGLTVVLWLLGGLTSKPAVASIGGPFQLTDQTGQTVTEKSLVGRPTIVFFGYTHCPDVCPTSLFEMSEVLRAMGKDADRVNAYFVTVDPERDTQATMKEYLSSFDPHLKGLTGDTAAVTKMASEYRVFIKKIPLQDGGYSMDHTALIYLMDRDGRFVSPFDLKRTPEAAAADLKRYL, from the coding sequence ATGACAAATAAAGTCACCCGCCCGTTGATTGTGTTTGCGGCCTTCGCCGGCAGCCTGGTTGTCGGCCTCACGGTGGTGCTGTGGTTGCTTGGCGGGCTGACCAGCAAACCGGCGGTGGCTTCGATCGGCGGCCCGTTCCAACTGACCGACCAGACCGGCCAGACCGTCACCGAAAAAAGTCTGGTGGGCCGTCCGACGATCGTCTTCTTCGGCTACACCCATTGTCCCGACGTCTGCCCGACCTCGCTGTTCGAAATGTCGGAGGTGCTGCGGGCGATGGGCAAGGACGCCGACCGCGTCAACGCCTATTTCGTGACGGTCGATCCCGAGCGCGATACGCAGGCCACGATGAAGGAGTATCTCTCCAGCTTCGATCCGCATCTGAAAGGCTTGACCGGTGATACGGCCGCGGTCACGAAGATGGCGTCCGAATATCGGGTCTTCATCAAAAAGATTCCGCTGCAGGATGGCGGTTACTCGATGGATCATACCGCGCTGATCTATCTGATGGATCGCGACGGCCGCTTCGTCTCGCCGTTCGATCTCAAACGCACGCCCGAAGCGGCCGCCGCCGATCTCAAGCGCTATCTGTAA
- a CDS encoding RNA polymerase sigma factor: MQQVQSRLAAGPCDDDDELIRRARARDESAIRAIMQANNRKLYRIARGILRNDGEAEDVVQETYVRAFTHLESFRGESRLATWLARIAMNEALGRLRRQHPSVDWTTLEPVASDARIIQFPVSAISEDPEKTMAQREIQHIVEHAVDELPEAFRIVFITRVIEGMNVEETAEILDLKPETVKTRLHRARTMLRANVEKKIGPVVMEAFPFAGKRCARLTDAVLGRLGLTK, encoded by the coding sequence ATGCAACAGGTTCAGTCCCGGCTGGCCGCCGGCCCGTGCGATGACGACGATGAACTGATTCGCCGCGCCCGCGCGCGTGACGAAAGCGCGATCCGCGCCATCATGCAGGCGAACAATCGCAAGCTCTACCGGATCGCCCGCGGCATCCTGCGCAACGACGGCGAGGCCGAGGACGTCGTGCAGGAAACCTACGTTCGTGCTTTCACGCATCTGGAGAGCTTTCGTGGCGAATCCCGTCTCGCAACCTGGCTGGCGCGCATCGCCATGAACGAGGCGCTTGGCCGGCTGCGGCGCCAGCACCCGAGCGTCGACTGGACCACGTTGGAGCCGGTGGCGTCGGACGCCCGCATCATCCAGTTTCCCGTGTCTGCCATTTCCGAAGACCCCGAAAAAACCATGGCCCAGCGCGAAATTCAGCACATCGTCGAGCACGCGGTTGACGAACTGCCCGAGGCGTTCCGTATCGTCTTCATCACGCGCGTGATCGAGGGAATGAACGTGGAGGAAACCGCTGAGATCCTCGATCTCAAGCCGGAAACCGTGAAGACGAGGCTTCATCGTGCCCGCACGATGTTGCGCGCGAACGTCGAAAAGAAGATCGGCCCGGTCGTGATGGAGGCCTTTCCCTTCGCCGGCAAACGCTGCGCACGCCTGACCGACGCGGTTCTCGGTCGGCTCGGTCTGACCAAATAA
- a CDS encoding DUF4142 domain-containing protein, which yields MFVRLSAAIAAVVLLTSGAFAQGAKLTDPQIAHIAYTAGVIDITAAKQALKKSENKEVKAFAADMVRDHEAVNEKALALVKKLKVTPEDNDTSRTLSKNAAATLEKLSKLSGAAFDKAYVDNEVAFHKAVDNALETQLIPSASNAELKSLLETGLKIFQGHEQHAEHVAAELKK from the coding sequence ATGTTCGTTCGACTGAGCGCGGCGATCGCCGCCGTAGTGCTGTTGACCAGCGGGGCCTTTGCGCAAGGGGCCAAACTCACCGATCCGCAGATCGCGCATATCGCCTACACCGCCGGCGTCATCGATATCACCGCGGCGAAGCAGGCGCTGAAGAAATCCGAGAACAAAGAGGTGAAGGCCTTCGCCGCCGATATGGTGCGGGATCACGAGGCGGTGAACGAGAAGGCGCTCGCGCTGGTCAAGAAGCTCAAGGTCACCCCCGAAGACAACGACACCAGCCGCACGCTGTCCAAGAACGCCGCGGCCACGCTTGAGAAACTATCGAAGCTGAGCGGCGCCGCGTTCGACAAGGCCTATGTCGACAACGAGGTCGCCTTTCACAAGGCGGTCGACAACGCGCTCGAAACCCAGCTCATTCCGTCGGCCAGCAATGCCGAGCTGAAGAGCCTGCTGGAGACGGGGCTGAAGATCTTCCAGGGTCACGAGCAGCACGCCGAACACGTCGCGGCCGAGCTGAAGAAGTAA
- a CDS encoding cupredoxin domain-containing protein, translated as MKPGGHFLIVAASGIAILGIAVSGISVPARAATIQILMQDLEITPAETTAKVGDTIEWVNEDIFVHSATARNGDWDVELPAQKTGTLVLKKPGVVDYYCRYHPNMKARLTIAP; from the coding sequence ATGAAGCCGGGCGGACATTTTCTGATCGTTGCAGCCTCGGGAATCGCAATCTTGGGGATCGCAGTTTCGGGAATATCCGTCCCGGCCCGTGCGGCGACGATTCAAATCTTGATGCAGGATCTTGAGATCACACCGGCCGAGACGACCGCCAAGGTCGGCGACACCATCGAATGGGTCAACGAGGACATCTTCGTGCATAGCGCGACGGCACGAAACGGCGATTGGGACGTCGAGTTGCCGGCGCAGAAGACCGGGACGCTGGTGCTGAAGAAGCCGGGGGTGGTCGACTATTATTGCCGCTACCATCCCAACATGAAGGCTAGGCTGACAATCGCGCCGTAG
- the crcB gene encoding fluoride efflux transporter CrcB, protein MKWTFILAVAAGGSLGSVARYLVGIGFGRLLGPKFPWGTLFINITGSLLIGLFAGLFAIRWNLPQAVRIFLIVGICGGYTTFSTFSLDSFYLIERGEVAAAGAYMIASVVLSVGALIAGIQIVRVL, encoded by the coding sequence TTGAAGTGGACGTTTATTCTGGCCGTCGCGGCCGGCGGGTCGCTGGGGTCCGTGGCGCGCTATCTCGTCGGCATCGGCTTTGGCCGGTTGCTGGGTCCGAAGTTTCCGTGGGGAACGCTGTTCATCAATATCACGGGATCGCTTCTGATCGGACTGTTTGCCGGCCTGTTCGCCATCCGATGGAATTTGCCGCAAGCCGTGCGCATCTTCCTCATCGTCGGGATCTGCGGCGGCTACACCACGTTCTCCACCTTCTCCCTCGATTCATTCTACCTGATCGAGCGGGGCGAAGTGGCGGCGGCCGGTGCTTACATGATCGCTTCCGTCGTGTTATCCGTCGGCGCGCTGATCGCGGGCATCCAGATCGTCCGGGTGCTTTAG